One window from the genome of Chloroflexi bacterium ADurb.Bin180 encodes:
- the recR gene encoding Recombination protein RecR, whose amino-acid sequence MPESTGSPSPQPVSAVPRPVTRLIDELSRLPGIGPKTASRLAYFLLRAPAEQVLSLADALRLVKERTTLCSVCFNIAESSPCSICASSDREAAQICVVEEPLDVLAVERTRMYRGLYHVLHGAISPVEGIGPDELKIRELINRARTGQVREVLLATNPNLEGEATAMYIARQLMPLGIRVTRLARGLPIGGDLEYADEITLGQALEGRRDI is encoded by the coding sequence ATGCCTGAGAGCACTGGCAGCCCCTCTCCGCAACCCGTCTCCGCCGTGCCGCGGCCGGTTACGCGGCTGATCGACGAGCTGAGCCGGCTCCCTGGCATTGGCCCCAAGACCGCGTCTCGATTGGCCTACTTTCTGCTGCGCGCCCCGGCGGAGCAAGTGCTGTCTCTGGCCGATGCGCTCCGGCTGGTGAAGGAACGAACGACGCTGTGCAGCGTGTGCTTCAACATCGCCGAAAGCAGCCCCTGCTCCATCTGCGCCAGCAGCGACCGGGAAGCGGCCCAGATCTGCGTGGTCGAAGAGCCGCTCGATGTACTGGCGGTCGAGCGTACCAGAATGTACCGCGGCCTTTACCACGTCCTGCACGGGGCGATATCACCCGTAGAGGGCATCGGGCCAGACGAACTCAAGATCCGCGAGCTCATCAACCGCGCCAGGACGGGCCAGGTGCGCGAGGTGCTACTGGCCACCAACCCCAACCTTGAGGGCGAGGCCACAGCGATGTACATCGCCCGGCAGCTCATGCCGCTTGGCATTCGGGTGACGCGTCTGGCCAGAGGCCTGCCCATTGGCGGCGACCTTGAATACGCGGATGAGATCACGCTGGGCCAGGCTCTCGAAGGCCGCCGCGACATCTGA
- the mshA_6 gene encoding D-inositol 3-phosphate glycosyltransferase: MTRPGKRSRYPRRIAMLSVHTCPLAALGGKETGGMNVYVRELSRELGARGLVVDIYTRSQDAARDRIVHPWPNVRVIHLPAGPEEPYSKNLVFSHLPEFLSGMEAMAEQEGITYDVLHSHYWLSGWVAREFSHRHSVPTVHMFHTLGKMKDTVARSPEEKETDVRIQVESELVSSLDRIIAATPLDRQQTIELYGADPDRIRVIPLGVDPEMFHPIPQAEARRAIGLDLPGVCRLVLFVGRLDPLKGLDTLVRAMCKLTDLEPELVKGTCLAVIGGDVDEDSDALENEIECLDKLKKEVGLDDLVVFLGSRAQDTLAQYYSAAEVVVVPSHYESFGLVALEAMACGAPVIASRVGGLMHTIEDNVTGLLVPAGDPDALADKLRQVLLDADLRERLGANARAHALTYTWPNVAEQIIQVYEELCKS, translated from the coding sequence GTGACCCGTCCAGGCAAACGTTCCAGGTATCCGCGCCGCATTGCCATGCTCAGCGTTCATACCTGCCCCCTGGCCGCTCTGGGCGGCAAGGAGACAGGCGGTATGAACGTCTACGTCCGCGAGCTATCGCGCGAGTTGGGCGCAAGGGGCCTGGTGGTCGACATCTACACCCGCTCTCAGGATGCCGCCCGGGATCGCATCGTCCATCCCTGGCCGAACGTGCGGGTGATCCACTTGCCGGCGGGCCCGGAAGAACCCTACAGCAAGAACCTGGTCTTTTCACACCTGCCCGAGTTTCTCTCGGGGATGGAGGCGATGGCCGAGCAGGAAGGCATCACCTACGATGTGTTGCACAGCCATTACTGGCTTTCGGGCTGGGTCGCACGCGAGTTCTCGCACCGTCATTCCGTGCCCACGGTGCACATGTTCCATACCCTGGGCAAGATGAAGGACACGGTAGCCCGCAGTCCAGAGGAGAAAGAGACCGACGTTCGCATCCAGGTAGAAAGCGAGCTTGTCTCCAGTCTGGACCGCATCATCGCCGCAACCCCTCTCGACCGGCAACAGACCATCGAACTCTACGGAGCTGATCCGGACCGCATCCGCGTCATCCCTCTGGGTGTCGACCCGGAGATGTTCCATCCCATTCCACAGGCCGAAGCCAGGCGCGCCATAGGGCTTGACCTTCCCGGAGTGTGCCGCCTGGTGCTGTTCGTCGGTCGGCTCGACCCGCTGAAGGGACTGGATACTCTGGTGCGTGCCATGTGCAAGCTCACCGACCTCGAGCCAGAGTTGGTCAAGGGCACCTGTCTGGCAGTGATCGGCGGAGACGTTGACGAGGACAGCGACGCACTCGAGAATGAAATCGAGTGTCTGGACAAACTGAAGAAGGAAGTAGGGCTGGACGACCTCGTGGTTTTTCTTGGCTCACGGGCGCAGGACACGCTGGCCCAGTACTACTCGGCAGCCGAGGTGGTCGTCGTGCCTTCGCATTACGAGTCCTTTGGCCTGGTGGCGCTGGAGGCGATGGCTTGCGGCGCTCCGGTGATCGCGTCGCGCGTCGGCGGGTTGATGCACACCATCGAAGACAACGTGACCGGGCTGCTGGTTCCGGCCGGCGATCCCGATGCCCTGGCTGACAAGCTGCGCCAGGTACTGCTCGACGCCGACTTGCGTGAGAGACTGGGCGCCAACGCGCGGGCGCACGCACTCACCTACACCTGGCCGAATGTCGCCGAGCAAATCATTCAGGTCTATGAGGAGCTATGCAAGTCGTAA
- the sigW_4 gene encoding ECF RNA polymerase sigma factor SigW, with protein MDEQESLLVERAQQDPLAFAALYDQYVDRVYNYIYQRTGNHGDAEDLTARTFLKAFVHLQRYRFRGIPFAAWLYRIAHNAVANWHRDSHRHQMVALDAIVERSREDDRPEDLAATQEEHAVLLRAVRSLPAERQQLLILKFSEGLSNAEIGRIMHRTEGAIKSLFHRTLMTLREELDRQERQHTKDKRQ; from the coding sequence ATGGACGAGCAGGAGTCTCTCCTTGTCGAGCGCGCGCAGCAGGATCCGCTGGCCTTTGCCGCCCTGTATGATCAGTATGTCGACCGGGTGTACAACTATATCTATCAGCGGACCGGCAACCACGGTGACGCCGAGGACCTGACCGCCCGGACTTTTCTCAAGGCGTTTGTCCATCTGCAGCGTTACCGGTTCCGCGGCATACCTTTTGCCGCCTGGCTGTATCGCATCGCGCACAATGCGGTGGCCAACTGGCACCGCGATTCGCACCGGCACCAGATGGTGGCTCTCGATGCGATCGTGGAGCGCAGCCGCGAGGATGACCGTCCGGAAGATCTGGCTGCGACCCAAGAGGAACACGCGGTGTTGCTGCGGGCGGTGCGGAGTTTGCCGGCAGAGCGCCAGCAACTGCTGATCCTCAAGTTCAGTGAGGGCCTGTCGAATGCCGAGATCGGGCGCATCATGCACCGGACCGAAGGGGCGATCAAGTCGCTGTTTCACCGTACGCTGATGACCCTGCGGGAGGAGCTCGACCGACAGGAGCGCCAGCACACCAAGGACAAGCGCCAGTGA
- the gap gene encoding Glyceraldehyde-3-phosphate dehydrogenase yields the protein MAIKVGINGFGRIGRQALKAMLERYPKEIQVVAVNDLFDAAINAHLFKYDSTYGAFDGTVEAKGGNLVINGKEIKVLAQKDPAQLPWKDLGVDIVLESTGLFTDKEKAAVHITSGGAKKVIISAPAKNEDITIVIGVNDDKYDPARHNVISNASCTTNCLAPAAKVLHDTWGIVRGMMTTVHAYTNDQRILDLAHKDLRRARTAGQNIIPTTTGAARALALVIPDLKGKFDGFSLRVPTVTVSVVDFVAELKKPTTVEAIKEAYQKAAAGPMKGILGISFEPLVSSDFKGDTRSSIVDAESTMVIGDTMVKVVAWYDNEWGYACRCSDLIKMIGSKL from the coding sequence ATGGCAATCAAGGTCGGAATCAACGGTTTTGGACGCATTGGCCGGCAGGCACTCAAGGCCATGCTCGAGCGTTACCCCAAGGAAATCCAGGTCGTGGCCGTCAATGACCTGTTCGATGCTGCGATCAACGCTCACCTGTTCAAGTACGACTCTACCTACGGCGCCTTTGACGGCACAGTAGAGGCCAAGGGCGGCAACCTGGTGATCAACGGCAAGGAAATCAAGGTGCTGGCCCAGAAGGATCCGGCGCAGCTCCCCTGGAAGGACCTCGGTGTGGACATCGTGCTCGAGTCCACCGGCCTGTTCACCGACAAGGAAAAGGCCGCCGTTCACATCACTTCCGGCGGAGCCAAGAAGGTCATCATCAGTGCGCCGGCCAAGAATGAGGACATCACCATCGTCATCGGCGTGAACGACGACAAGTACGATCCTGCCAGGCACAACGTCATCTCGAACGCATCCTGCACCACGAACTGTCTGGCCCCCGCGGCCAAGGTCCTGCACGACACCTGGGGCATCGTGCGCGGAATGATGACCACCGTGCATGCCTACACCAACGACCAGCGTATTCTGGACCTGGCTCACAAGGACCTGCGCCGTGCTCGCACCGCTGGTCAGAACATCATCCCCACCACCACCGGTGCAGCTCGCGCCCTGGCGCTGGTCATTCCTGACCTGAAGGGCAAGTTCGACGGTTTCTCACTGCGCGTGCCCACCGTTACCGTCTCGGTAGTGGACTTTGTGGCCGAGCTCAAGAAGCCCACCACTGTCGAAGCCATCAAGGAAGCCTACCAGAAGGCGGCCGCCGGCCCCATGAAGGGCATCCTGGGCATCAGCTTTGAGCCGCTCGTGTCCTCAGATTTCAAGGGCGACACCCGCTCGTCCATCGTGGACGCCGAGTCAACGATGGTCATCGGCGACACAATGGTCAAGGTTGTGGCCTGGTACGACAATGAGTGGGGCTATGCCTGCCGCTGCAGCGACCTCATCAAGATGATTGGCAGCAAGCTCTAG
- the afsQ1 gene encoding Transcriptional regulatory protein AfsQ1 gives MGDKTKLLIIEDDADLVKALELYFSRAGYEVVTAANGLEGLQVLYKERPDIVILDIAMPKLDGWEVCRRIRELSQVPIVILTARVQEDERVKGLKLGADDYVVKPFSLKELDARLEAVLRRARAARPMKEGVIFANNELVIDSDRLIVTREGRHVELTPTELRLLLFLAENEGRVLTHKQILEKIWGAEYVDDVDYVKLFVYRLRRKIEADAENPRYILSERGIGYRFVNPVS, from the coding sequence ATGGGAGACAAAACCAAACTGCTCATCATCGAGGATGACGCAGACCTGGTCAAGGCGCTCGAGTTGTACTTCTCTCGCGCTGGCTATGAGGTGGTCACTGCCGCCAACGGTCTGGAGGGGTTGCAGGTACTCTACAAAGAGCGGCCAGACATTGTGATCCTCGACATCGCCATGCCGAAACTGGATGGCTGGGAGGTATGTCGGCGTATCCGCGAGCTGTCCCAGGTGCCGATAGTGATCCTGACCGCCCGCGTTCAGGAAGATGAACGAGTCAAAGGCCTCAAGCTGGGAGCAGATGACTATGTGGTCAAGCCCTTTAGCCTGAAGGAACTGGATGCCAGGCTGGAGGCGGTGCTCCGGCGTGCGAGGGCAGCCCGGCCGATGAAAGAGGGTGTCATCTTTGCCAACAACGAGCTGGTGATTGACTCTGACCGGCTGATTGTCACCCGAGAAGGCCGGCACGTCGAGCTAACGCCGACCGAGTTGAGGCTGCTGCTCTTCCTCGCCGAGAACGAAGGGCGCGTGCTGACGCACAAACAGATACTGGAAAAGATCTGGGGCGCCGAGTACGTGGACGACGTGGACTATGTCAAGCTCTTTGTCTACCGGTTGCGCCGCAAGATCGAGGCTGACGCGGAGAACCCCAGGTACATCCTCTCCGAGCGTGGTATCGGCTACCGTTTCGTGAACCCGGTCAGCTAG
- the phoR_3 gene encoding Alkaline phosphatase synthesis sensor protein PhoR, which translates to MIEARKLDRVWLALLGLAALAVVCREVVFLRLGRVSAAEALYSALINLGILGLLLWLMFRFSLRRLPSERQRLKESLTLLDIASAVGSTLELKRVLQLIARRTAEACRVHRCSIFLLENRRILPLMSQLASGDTDRISWERFRRRTYVETLDEVPILDQVLRDRLPLVLNASAVKALPENWIKPFGIQSVLIVPLVTRDTVIGFMALDQIEPLMFGRGQINLATTIGSQAAAALENARLYQQTLEDNRALKEMDRIKSEIVANVSHELRSPLASIKAYTELLLDEARAKESDVCLQWLQVINRETDSLTTLVNDSLNLSRLEAGGYELVREPLGLGGIVREVVSLLCVLAEPRGISVEVEEANDMPPLWADPELVRSILRNLLENAIKYSHNGGRVYVRIWAENGNANLSIRDEGIGMDAEALQSVFCKFYRAPEASDVQGTGLGLALVKEAVEAQHGDIQVRSELGKGSEFVVALPLGGATTLEVE; encoded by the coding sequence ATGATCGAGGCGCGAAAACTGGACCGGGTATGGTTGGCGCTTTTGGGGCTGGCGGCACTGGCCGTCGTCTGCCGCGAAGTCGTCTTCCTCAGACTCGGCAGAGTCAGCGCGGCCGAGGCCCTCTACAGCGCGCTGATCAATCTCGGCATTCTGGGCCTGCTGCTCTGGCTGATGTTCCGCTTCTCGCTGCGCCGGCTGCCCTCCGAAAGGCAGCGCTTGAAAGAGTCGCTGACTCTGCTCGACATTGCCTCTGCCGTTGGTTCGACACTTGAACTGAAGCGAGTCCTGCAGCTCATTGCCAGACGCACTGCGGAAGCTTGCCGAGTTCACCGTTGTAGCATCTTTCTGCTCGAGAACCGACGCATCCTGCCGCTGATGTCTCAGTTGGCGAGCGGCGATACAGACCGCATCTCGTGGGAACGATTCCGTCGGCGCACCTATGTGGAGACGCTGGATGAGGTGCCCATTCTCGACCAGGTGCTGCGGGATCGCTTGCCGCTGGTACTCAACGCCTCGGCGGTGAAGGCTCTACCAGAGAACTGGATCAAGCCCTTTGGAATCCAAAGCGTGCTCATCGTGCCGCTGGTGACGCGAGACACGGTGATTGGCTTTATGGCGCTTGATCAAATCGAGCCGCTGATGTTCGGCCGCGGTCAGATCAACCTGGCCACAACCATTGGCAGCCAGGCGGCAGCGGCACTCGAAAACGCCCGCCTCTACCAGCAGACCCTGGAAGACAACCGCGCACTCAAGGAGATGGACCGCATCAAGTCGGAGATCGTGGCCAATGTCTCTCACGAGCTGCGCTCTCCGCTGGCCTCCATCAAGGCCTACACCGAGCTGCTGCTCGACGAGGCGCGGGCCAAAGAGAGCGATGTATGCTTGCAGTGGCTGCAAGTGATCAATCGGGAAACCGATTCTCTCACTACCCTGGTCAACGATTCGCTCAACCTGTCACGTCTGGAGGCTGGAGGCTATGAGCTGGTGAGGGAGCCGCTCGGCCTGGGGGGCATAGTGCGAGAAGTAGTGTCGCTTCTCTGCGTGCTGGCCGAACCGCGGGGAATCAGCGTGGAGGTCGAAGAGGCCAACGATATGCCTCCGCTCTGGGCTGATCCCGAGTTGGTTCGGTCTATCCTGCGCAATCTGCTCGAGAACGCGATCAAGTACAGCCACAACGGCGGCAGGGTGTATGTCCGCATCTGGGCCGAGAATGGCAACGCAAATCTGTCGATCCGCGACGAGGGGATTGGGATGGACGCGGAAGCGCTCCAGTCGGTGTTCTGCAAGTTCTACCGCGCTCCAGAAGCTTCTGATGTACAGGGCACAGGCCTGGGCCTTGCGCTGGTGAAGGAGGCAGTGGAGGCGCAGCACGGGGATATCCAGGTACGCAGCGAGCTGGGCAAGGGGAGCGAGTTCGTGGTAGCGCTGCCGCTGGGCGGGGCGACCACTCTCGAAGTGGAGTAG
- a CDS encoding Nucleoid-associated protein, translating to MGSKGKGGKMRFSQPPGGTMMKQVQQLQAQMMQAQEQLGQETVTASVGGGAVTVVMTGQQEVRSVKISPEAANPEDVEMLQDLIVAAVNEAMSKSRALAEEKMAPLTGALNIPGLM from the coding sequence ATGGGCAGCAAGGGCAAAGGCGGCAAAATGCGTTTCTCGCAGCCGCCCGGCGGCACGATGATGAAACAGGTGCAGCAGCTTCAGGCGCAGATGATGCAGGCCCAGGAGCAGCTTGGCCAGGAGACGGTGACCGCCTCCGTGGGCGGTGGTGCGGTGACGGTAGTGATGACCGGCCAGCAGGAAGTGCGCTCGGTCAAGATCAGCCCCGAGGCGGCCAATCCTGAAGACGTTGAGATGCTGCAGGACCTCATCGTGGCAGCGGTGAACGAGGCGATGAGCAAATCGCGTGCGCTGGCCGAGGAAAAGATGGCGCCCCTGACCGGTGCGCTGAACATCCCCGGGTTGATGTGA
- the ywlC gene encoding Threonylcarbamoyl-AMP synthase, with protein MNSGARIVPADRAGIRRAAQWIHRGQVVAVPTDTVYGLAAHSALAEAILKLYAIKERDRLKAIPLLIGSAVDLAGVASSVPVWAGLLAERFWPGPVTLVVPSAASVLPVLTGGAGSVAVRVPNHPVALALIESVGAPLAVTSANLSGAPETTTAAEVRLVLGDRLPLILDAGPRPGGVASTVVDTTRDPPVILRRGARVEEVERLLGQGV; from the coding sequence ATGAACAGCGGCGCACGAATTGTGCCGGCCGACCGGGCCGGCATCCGCCGCGCTGCACAATGGATACACCGCGGCCAAGTGGTGGCTGTGCCAACGGACACCGTGTACGGGCTGGCCGCTCACAGCGCCCTGGCCGAGGCAATCCTCAAGCTCTACGCTATCAAGGAACGAGACCGCCTGAAGGCGATTCCACTACTGATCGGCAGTGCGGTGGACCTGGCGGGCGTGGCCTCCAGTGTGCCGGTATGGGCTGGGCTTCTGGCCGAGCGCTTCTGGCCTGGTCCCGTGACGCTGGTTGTTCCCAGCGCGGCCAGCGTGCTACCGGTGCTCACCGGCGGTGCTGGGTCGGTGGCGGTGCGCGTGCCAAACCACCCGGTGGCCCTCGCGTTGATCGAGTCGGTGGGCGCTCCGCTTGCGGTCACCAGTGCCAACCTCTCCGGCGCGCCTGAGACGACCACGGCGGCAGAAGTGCGGCTGGTGCTTGGGGACCGCCTGCCCTTGATTCTCGATGCCGGGCCCCGTCCGGGCGGGGTGGCATCTACGGTGGTCGACACCACGCGGGATCCCCCGGTCATCCTGCGCCGTGGCGCCAGGGTCGAAGAGGTAGAGCGGCTGCTCGGCCAAGGGGTGTAG
- the fabH_2 gene encoding 3-oxoacyl-(acyl-carrier-protein) synthase 3: MKRYAEIIGWGKHLPQQVVTNDDLARTIDTSDRWIREHTGIRERRIAGPGETSVAMGAAAARAALAVAELKPTDVDLIIFSSYTPDYQFPGGAPMLQKELGATHAAAFDLRAGCPGFLFGVSVASQFIANGVYRRVLVVAAEVVSQFVNWQDRRSCVLFGDGAGAVVLEASARRTGVLHTALGTQGADYDAMIFRGAGSRHPITAEPFSDELRFLQTDGQRVLNFAVRTVTTRLKQELVLGGAEMEDIALVIPQQSNLNFMHWLCKKLGFPTERVFVNVERYANTSSASIAIALCEAFEQGRINEGDDVLLLSFGAGLNWASVLVRCGVREGEDETSLEPATILAGVQHMLRHARAMAEVGVSNLTSAVSLALLPFFTRSSKK, from the coding sequence GTGAAGAGATATGCAGAAATCATTGGCTGGGGCAAGCACCTGCCGCAGCAGGTTGTGACCAACGACGACCTGGCGCGCACCATCGATACGAGTGACAGGTGGATCCGCGAGCACACTGGCATTCGCGAGAGGCGCATCGCCGGCCCCGGGGAGACATCGGTGGCGATGGGCGCTGCCGCGGCTCGAGCAGCTCTGGCCGTGGCCGAGCTCAAGCCGACAGATGTGGACCTGATTATCTTCTCATCCTATACTCCGGACTACCAGTTCCCCGGCGGTGCGCCGATGCTCCAGAAAGAGCTTGGAGCCACTCACGCTGCTGCGTTTGATCTTCGCGCCGGCTGCCCGGGGTTCCTCTTTGGCGTCTCTGTGGCGAGTCAGTTCATCGCCAACGGGGTGTATCGGCGCGTGCTGGTGGTAGCGGCGGAGGTGGTCTCGCAGTTTGTCAACTGGCAGGATCGCCGCTCCTGCGTGCTGTTCGGCGATGGGGCTGGAGCGGTCGTTCTCGAAGCCAGCGCTCGACGCACCGGAGTGCTGCATACGGCTCTAGGCACACAGGGTGCAGATTACGATGCCATGATCTTTCGCGGAGCCGGAAGCCGCCACCCCATCACCGCGGAACCGTTTTCGGACGAGCTGCGCTTTCTTCAGACCGACGGCCAGAGAGTGCTCAACTTTGCCGTGCGCACGGTCACTACCAGACTGAAGCAGGAGCTGGTGCTGGGCGGGGCGGAGATGGAAGATATCGCCCTGGTGATTCCACAGCAGTCCAATCTGAACTTTATGCACTGGCTGTGCAAAAAGCTGGGCTTTCCGACGGAGCGAGTGTTCGTCAACGTGGAGCGCTACGCCAATACATCGTCAGCGTCCATTGCCATTGCGCTGTGCGAAGCCTTCGAGCAGGGCCGGATCAACGAAGGCGACGATGTGCTGCTGCTCAGCTTTGGAGCGGGGTTGAACTGGGCCTCGGTGCTGGTGCGTTGCGGGGTGCGCGAGGGCGAAGACGAGACTAGCCTGGAACCGGCCACGATCCTGGCTGGCGTCCAGCACATGCTGCGGCACGCCCGGGCTATGGCCGAGGTGGGAGTGAGTAATCTGACCTCGGCGGTGAGTCTGGCCCTGCTACCCTTCTTTACCCGCAGCAGCAAAAAGTAG
- the mca_1 gene encoding Mycothiol S-conjugate amidase: protein MQVVKTATPPPAPLSCRMIITAHPDDSEFTVAGTAARWVQEGRHVVYVLCTDGSRGSNQPDMPPEKMAPIRRKEQLAAARVLGVQTVILLNHEDGTLEPSLELRRELTALIRRYRPDIVACTDPTRYFNRNVYVNHPDHRAAGEAALYAVFPSACTRFIFRELLDEGLEPHKVSEIYLFATLEADTFVDITDTVELKIKALQCHRSQLPPESVEARVRDWAAELGRKYGAAFAEEYRRIILR, encoded by the coding sequence ATGCAAGTCGTAAAGACAGCAACCCCGCCGCCAGCACCCCTCTCCTGCCGCATGATCATCACGGCTCATCCCGATGACTCGGAATTCACTGTCGCTGGCACAGCGGCCCGCTGGGTCCAGGAAGGGCGACATGTAGTCTATGTGCTCTGCACCGACGGCAGCCGTGGCAGCAACCAGCCAGATATGCCACCGGAAAAGATGGCCCCCATTCGCCGCAAAGAGCAGCTCGCGGCCGCTCGGGTGCTGGGGGTACAAACGGTGATCCTGCTCAATCACGAGGACGGGACTCTTGAGCCGTCGCTGGAACTGCGGCGAGAGCTGACTGCTCTCATTCGCCGCTATCGACCAGATATCGTCGCCTGCACGGACCCCACGCGCTACTTTAACCGCAACGTTTATGTGAACCACCCCGACCATCGCGCCGCTGGCGAGGCCGCTCTCTATGCGGTGTTCCCTTCCGCCTGCACGAGATTCATCTTCCGCGAGCTATTGGATGAGGGCCTCGAGCCGCACAAGGTGAGTGAGATCTACCTGTTTGCCACCCTTGAAGCGGATACGTTTGTGGACATCACCGACACGGTCGAGCTCAAGATCAAGGCCCTGCAGTGTCATCGCAGCCAGTTGCCCCCCGAATCGGTCGAGGCGCGGGTTCGTGACTGGGCCGCGGAGCTGGGGCGCAAGTACGGAGCTGCTTTTGCCGAAGAATACCGCCGCATCATTCTGCGCTAG
- the dnaX_1 gene encoding DNA polymerase III subunit tau, which yields MAAQAIYRRWRSRTFAELIGQEHVTQTLLNSLRAGRIGHAYLFTGPRGTGKTSAARIFAKAVNCLDPQNGEPCNHCSICVSINEGRALDLIEIDAASNRGIDEIRSLRDKIAFSPNECRYKVYVIDEVHMLTDPAFNALLKTLEEPPPHAIFVLATTEPQRIPLTVLSRCQRFDFRRVSMANLLLKLERICAQEGVRAQPEALAAIARHATGSFRDAESLLDQLVSFGIEEIKAEDVQRVLGSAPEAVVAGIAQAVISGDAAAGLSWINEALDGGVEARQLTREVLEYLRGLLLIKNGGARLLSVTPEVEKSMAAQAEALSLPRLLRAVRLFNGASNLLKTGIHTQLPLEMALVEASMPDDVAPAPTRSAPAAAPPREAMPASGSQVRSAPAPRAAEARPAPRTTQGTARPGKLPEPPPEPPDPPGLAGRAPEQRKPAPPPGPPAATEQATATAIPPSDEAGLSWLVDNWGRVLQAVRVRNKAVEAFLKSCEPISVKQGVVTLGFYHAWHRERMNEDRNRRLVEEALSEVAGRPYRVECKLYEGNRPEREKQKQSNRREEALNHPVIRDAIDNLGATVVDVQ from the coding sequence ATGGCAGCGCAGGCGATCTACCGCAGGTGGCGTTCGCGCACATTCGCCGAGCTGATCGGCCAGGAACACGTAACTCAGACACTGCTCAACTCGCTGCGCGCCGGGCGCATTGGCCACGCCTATTTGTTTACCGGGCCGCGAGGAACGGGCAAGACCAGCGCCGCTCGTATCTTTGCCAAGGCGGTGAACTGCCTGGACCCTCAGAACGGCGAACCATGCAACCACTGCTCCATCTGCGTTAGCATCAACGAAGGTCGTGCGCTAGACCTGATCGAGATTGACGCCGCCTCCAACCGCGGCATCGACGAGATCCGCAGCCTCCGCGACAAGATTGCCTTTTCCCCCAACGAGTGCCGCTACAAGGTCTATGTGATCGACGAAGTGCACATGCTCACCGACCCGGCCTTTAATGCGTTGCTCAAGACCCTCGAGGAGCCCCCGCCGCACGCCATTTTCGTGCTGGCTACGACCGAACCGCAGCGCATCCCTTTGACAGTGCTATCACGCTGCCAGCGCTTTGATTTCCGGCGCGTGTCAATGGCGAACCTGCTGCTCAAGCTCGAGCGCATCTGTGCTCAGGAGGGTGTTCGCGCCCAACCCGAAGCGCTGGCGGCCATTGCACGCCACGCCACGGGCAGCTTTCGCGATGCCGAGAGCCTGCTGGATCAGTTAGTGTCCTTTGGCATCGAGGAGATCAAGGCAGAGGATGTCCAGCGCGTGCTGGGTTCGGCTCCGGAAGCCGTCGTGGCGGGCATCGCGCAGGCAGTGATCTCGGGCGACGCGGCGGCGGGCCTGTCCTGGATCAACGAGGCACTCGATGGAGGGGTTGAGGCTCGCCAACTGACCCGCGAGGTGCTAGAGTACCTGCGGGGGTTGCTGCTCATCAAGAACGGCGGTGCCAGGCTGTTGAGCGTGACCCCCGAGGTCGAAAAGAGCATGGCGGCTCAGGCCGAGGCGCTGAGCCTGCCGCGCTTGCTGCGTGCCGTGCGGCTGTTCAATGGAGCCAGCAACCTGCTCAAGACGGGTATCCACACTCAGCTTCCGCTGGAGATGGCACTGGTAGAAGCCAGTATGCCCGATGACGTAGCCCCTGCGCCGACCAGAAGTGCACCGGCAGCGGCTCCGCCGCGCGAAGCGATGCCGGCCTCGGGCAGCCAGGTTCGCTCCGCACCGGCGCCGCGAGCGGCAGAGGCCAGGCCAGCACCGAGGACGACTCAGGGCACGGCGCGGCCGGGCAAACTCCCGGAACCGCCGCCCGAACCACCTGACCCTCCCGGGTTGGCGGGCCGGGCGCCGGAACAGAGAAAACCGGCCCCACCGCCAGGCCCGCCGGCGGCGACGGAGCAGGCTACGGCAACAGCAATACCGCCCTCAGATGAGGCGGGTCTTTCCTGGCTAGTCGATAACTGGGGACGCGTTCTGCAGGCAGTGCGGGTCAGGAACAAGGCGGTCGAAGCCTTCTTGAAGTCGTGCGAGCCGATATCCGTGAAGCAGGGCGTGGTCACGCTCGGTTTCTACCATGCCTGGCATCGTGAGCGAATGAACGAGGACCGCAACCGCCGGCTGGTGGAGGAGGCTCTGTCAGAGGTGGCCGGCAGGCCCTATCGGGTCGAGTGCAAGCTCTATGAAGGCAATCGCCCAGAACGCGAGAAGCAGAAGCAGTCGAACCGACGCGAGGAAGCACTGAACCACCCAGTGATTCGCGATGCGATCGACAATCTTGGCGCCACCGTCGTCGATGTACAGTAG